Proteins encoded in a region of the Streptomyces sp. NBC_01298 genome:
- a CDS encoding helix-turn-helix domain-containing protein, with translation MLEQPLFGRRLKQLRTERGLSQAALAGEGMSTGYLSRLESGARQPTARAVEHLAAQLGVPASAFEEAAANSLARALAVAASAGTDETAVAVESALGGEGDQDPLLRWQGLWLVAQWRRRRGEHAKERELLLELVRLGDELGLPELSARGQTQLARCLRACGEIGPAGEAGAAAYRLARENGLPVADVAASLLALVSVETEAGRLGEARAHADELTALTQGRTDTLWAESLWTAAAVRVRQGDLDSAQGLLAQALERFSSAENLLLWVRLRVAAARLHVRKAPPELDRAEQYAEQAEASLVYVDIPALGHEVTALKAEIAFLGGRFADARTLLDRVRGADAKTTYRDRVRLDMLDSRLLIVEGREDEGLARMRELAEEAQAAASIDLAADIWRTLAEALAQARGAAGPRA, from the coding sequence GTGTTGGAACAACCGCTGTTCGGGCGCCGGCTCAAGCAGCTCCGCACCGAGCGAGGGCTCTCGCAGGCCGCCCTTGCCGGCGAGGGCATGTCCACCGGCTATCTGTCCCGGCTGGAGTCCGGCGCCCGGCAGCCCACCGCGCGGGCCGTAGAGCATCTGGCCGCGCAACTCGGCGTACCCGCCTCCGCGTTCGAAGAGGCCGCCGCCAACTCGTTGGCCCGGGCCCTCGCCGTCGCCGCGTCCGCGGGCACCGACGAGACCGCCGTGGCGGTCGAGAGCGCCCTGGGCGGGGAGGGGGACCAGGACCCGCTGCTGCGCTGGCAGGGTCTGTGGCTGGTCGCCCAGTGGCGGCGCCGCAGGGGGGAGCACGCCAAGGAGCGGGAGCTGCTGCTGGAGCTCGTCCGGCTCGGCGACGAGCTGGGCCTGCCCGAGCTGAGCGCCCGGGGCCAGACCCAGTTGGCGCGCTGCCTGCGGGCCTGCGGCGAGATCGGCCCCGCCGGCGAGGCCGGCGCGGCGGCGTACCGGCTGGCCCGGGAGAACGGGCTCCCGGTGGCCGACGTGGCCGCCAGCCTGCTCGCGCTGGTCTCCGTGGAGACCGAGGCGGGCCGGCTCGGGGAGGCCCGCGCGCACGCCGACGAGCTGACCGCCCTCACGCAGGGCCGCACCGACACCCTGTGGGCCGAGTCGCTGTGGACCGCCGCCGCCGTGCGGGTCCGCCAGGGCGACCTGGACAGCGCCCAGGGCCTCTTGGCGCAGGCGCTGGAGCGCTTCAGCAGCGCGGAGAACCTGTTGCTGTGGGTCAGGCTCAGGGTCGCCGCCGCCCGGCTCCACGTCCGCAAGGCGCCGCCGGAACTGGACCGGGCGGAGCAGTACGCCGAGCAGGCCGAGGCGAGCCTGGTCTACGTGGACATCCCCGCCCTGGGCCACGAGGTGACGGCCCTGAAGGCGGAAATCGCCTTCCTGGGCGGGCGTTTCGCCGACGCCCGCACGCTGCTGGACCGGGTGCGCGGCGCCGACGCGAAGACCACGTACCGCGACCGGGTCCGGCTGGACATGCTGGACAGTCGGCTCCTCATCGTCGAGGGCCGGGAGGACGAGGGCCTGGCGCGGATGCGCGAACTCGCGGAGGAGGCCCAGGCGGCGGCCAGCATCGACCTGGCCGCGGACATCTGGCGGACGCTGGCCGAAGCCCTCGCGCAGGCGCGCGGGGCAGCCGGTCCCAGGGCCTGA